A portion of the Hylaeus volcanicus isolate JK05 unplaced genomic scaffold, UHH_iyHylVolc1.0_haploid 12237, whole genome shotgun sequence genome contains these proteins:
- the LOC128883941 gene encoding 26S proteasome regulatory subunit 4-like has protein sequence MGNAQLPFRLPDAQKKNKDKLQSTPIPPSFGRKKKKFKTGVAAAKFPIVTPNARCLLRKLRLERIKDYLLLEEEFVANQEQKTSLENKQQEEENKIDELRGSPITVGTLEEVIDDHHAIVSLSLGTEYYVHLHTFVDQNALEPGCSVLLHNKVLSIVGVLQDDVNPLVTVMKVDKAPQETYADIGGLDQQVQEIKEAVELPLTHPELYADIGIKPPKGVILYGPPGTGKTLLAKAVANETSATFLRVVGSELIQKYLGDGPKLVREMFRVAEEHSPSIIFIDEIDAVGTKRYEATSGGEREIQRTMLELLNQLDGFDAKTGVKVIMATNRIEALDPALIRPGRIDRKIELPHPDTKTKRRIFQIHTAKMTLAPDVDLEEFVLAKDELSGADIKAICSEAGLLALSERRMWVSQDDFRTGKEKTLQQKKGNVPEGLYL, from the exons atGGGGAACGCACAACTTCCTTTTCGTTTGCCTgatgcacaaaaaaaaaataaagataaactTCAAAGTACTCCAATACCGCCTTCTTTTggtcgaaaaaagaaaaagtttaaaacAGGTGTAGCAGCCGCAAAATTTCCTATAG TAACACCCAACGCTCGTTGTTTATTACGCAAATTGCGCCTTGAACGTATCAAGGattatttacttttagaaGAGGag TTTGTAGCTAATCAAGAACAAAAAACTTcacttgaaaataaacaacag gaagaagaaaataaaattgatgagtTGAGGGGATCACCTATCACAGTAGGAACGCTTGAAGAAGTTATTGATGATCATCACGCCATTGTATCATTAAGCCTTGGAACAGAATACTATGTGCATCTTCACACTTTTGTTGATCAAAATGCTTTAGAACCTGGCTGCTCAGTCCTTCTTCACAACAAA GTATTAAGTATTGTAGGTGTTTTACAAGATGATGTGAATCCTCTTGTGACTGTAATGAAAGTTGATAAGGCTCCACAAGAAACTTATGCAGATATTGGAGGTCTTGATCAACAAGTGCAG GAAATCAAAGAAGCTGTTGAATTGCCTTTAACACATCCGGAATTATACGCGGATATTGGAATTAAACCTCCTAAAG GAGTCATTTTGTACGGTCCCCCTGGAACAGGAAAAACATTACTAGCTAAAGCTGTTGCTAATGAGACGTCTGCTACCTTTTTGCGTGTTGTTGGCTCCGAacttattcaaaaatatctgGGAGACG GCCCTAAGCTTGTTCGTGAAATGTTTCGTGTTGCGGAAGAACATTCACCttccattattttcattgatgAAATTGATGCGGTTGGAACTAAACG GTACGAGGCCACTAGTGGAGGTGAAAGGGAAATTCAGCGGACTATGCTTGAATTATTGAATCAGCTGGATGGATTTGATGCTAAAACTGGAGTAAAG GTTATTATGGCAACAAATAGAATTGAAGCTTTAGATCCAGCATTGATTCGTCCAGGACGTATTGATCGGAAAATCGAGCTACCTCATCCTGATACAAAAACAAAGCGACGAATTTTTCaa ATTCACACTGCTAAAATGACTCTCGCACCCGATGTTGACTTGGAAGAGTTTGTTCTTGCAAAAGACGAATTATCTGGAGCTGATATCAAA GCCATTTGTAGTGAGGCTGGTCTATTAGCGCTAAGTGAGCGCCGCATGTGGGTTAGCCAGGACG ATTTTCGAacgggaaaagaaaaaacactacaacaaaaaaaaggcAATGTTCCGGAAGGTTTATATTTGTAA